In one window of Echeneis naucrates chromosome 17, fEcheNa1.1, whole genome shotgun sequence DNA:
- the scg2b gene encoding secretogranin-2b, whose translation MLHFHHKLPTGGAGVLLAFLLHGCAVQAASLPRQYRLRGGESEGQPVAYPPSSDMVKALEYIENLKQRNGRRPEPVDYDEVDKFRILLQLASQQDEGPGERQPPAPGMQRKDFTAEQVMKALLKSLQDQVGKEAKVGPVSAPRNDRRTHRHRTKDTEIPESSPVDYGNFPRPHKKYPLMFEDEENTDASKRATEDLDEQYTPQSLANLRSIFEELGRMPTVAGQKRGVFGDDEDEEEDGFGMKNQAYEDVAGGEEWVPVEEREETEEMVNGSHEEMDRAIREQEEDEREEMERRATQNQEEADDDTKLVDYYLLKVLEMSDQTQKSDKTGEQRKRLIRPSIVDPRTVKELLQLSLKLHVPPQDLIDMLLTEELRKLHRDPQASARYTAGQTPKIRYFSRRLPLKSKTAPEDMDREDFLDIIGVETISNEYPVVQRPMKNPPSSDRIPLASNPAANPGPVKIPPPTGRRENLFLSELNKMPLKRQTGGADDEDEDGDVEDEVTTYLAAKILTEYPNTITKRDTQAQLKGQFPYELYERAMKGYLGQGDADKRPVSKRESEAGAEEKVKPTEMQGNEEITAKTSAPQILNDGEEKEHREKAVAGM comes from the coding sequence ATGCTGCATTTCCACCACAAGTTGCCCACGGGGGGAGCCGGCGTCCTGCTCGCCTTCCTCCTCCATGGATGCGCCGTGCAGGCTGCGTCTCTCCCCCGCCAATATCGGCTCCGTGGCGGGGAGAGCGAGGGGCAGCCGGTGGCATACCCACCCAGCTCCGACATGGTCAAAGCCCTGGAATACATCGAGAACCTGAAGCAGCGGAACGGGAGGCGACCTGAACCCGTGGATTATGACGAAGTGGACAAGTTCAGAATCCTGCTTCAGCTCGCCTCGCAGCAGGACGAAGGTCCCGGGGAACGCCAGCCTCCCGCCCCCGGCATGCAGAGGAAGGACTTTACCGCCGAGCAGGTAATGAAAGCCCTGCTCAAGTCACTGCAGGACCAGGTCGGGAAGGAAGCTAAAGTCGGCCCCGTGTCGGCGCCCAGGAACGACCGGCGCACGCACAGGCACCGCACCAAAGACACCGAAATCCCCGAGAGCTCGCCGGTAGACTATGGTAATTTCCCCAGACCCCACAAGAAGTACCCGCTGATGTTTGAGGATGAGGAGAACACGGACGCTTCAAAGCGAGCCACGGAGGACCTGGACGAGCAGTACACCCCCCAGAGTCTGGCCAATTTGCGCTCCATTTTCGAAGAGCTCGGCAGGATGCCCACTGTGGCCGGTCAGAAGAGGGGCGTGTTCGGGGACGacgaagatgaggaagaggacggCTTCGGCATGAAGAACCAGGCCTACGAGGATGTAGCCGGAGGAGAGGAGTGGGTCCCcgtggaggagagggaggagaccGAAGAGATGGTCAACGGGAGCCACGAAGAAATGGACAGGGCGATcagggagcaggaggaagacgagagggaggagatggagcGCCGGGCCACCCAGAACCAGGAGGAGGCTGATGACGACACCAAGCTGGTAGATTATTACCTGTTGAAGGTCCTGGAGATGAGCGACCAGACGCAGAAGAGTGATAAGACcggagagcagagaaagaggcTGATCCGCCCCTCCATAGTGGATCCTCGGACAgtgaaggagctgctgcagctttccCTGAAGCTCCACGTCCCTCCACAGGACCTGATCGACATGCTGCTCACGGAGGAGCTCAGGAAGCTCCACCGAGACCCCCAAGCCTCAGCGCGGTACACCGCCGGCCAGACTCCAAAGATCAGGTACTTCAGCCGCAGGCTGCCCCTAAAGAGCAAGACCGCCCCTGAGGACATGGACAGAGAGGACTTTCTGGACATCATCGGAGTGGAGACCATCAGCAACGAGTACCCCGTGGTGCAGAGGCCCATGAAGAACCCTCCCTCCTCGGACCGGATCCCACTAGCGTCCAATCCTGCCGCCAATCCAGGTCCAGTTAAAATCCCACCTCCCACAGGACGCAGGGAAAACCTCTTTCTGTCCGAGCTCAACAAAATGCCTCTGAAACGCCAGACCGGGGGTGcggatgatgaagatgaggacgGTGACGTGGAAGACGAGGTGACGACCTACCTGGCAGCCAAAATCCTCACAGAGTACCCCAACACCATCACCAAGCGGGACACCCAGGCGCAGCTGAAGGGCCAGTTTCCCTACGAGCTGTACGAGCGCGCCATGAAGGGCTACCTGGGCCAAGGGGACGCCGACAAAAGGCCGGTATCCAAGAGGGAAAGCGAGGCGGGCGCGGAGGAGAAAGTAAAGCCCACGGAGATGCAGGGCAATGAGGAGATCACAGCCAAGACCTCGGCTCCACAGATCCTGAATGAcggagaggagaaggagcatCGTGAGAAAGCGGTGGCAGGAATGTAG